From the Priestia aryabhattai genome, one window contains:
- a CDS encoding dienelactone hydrolase family protein — protein MEKPNKAILLIHEIYGVNDHMKFMKQKLSKLEADIICPNLLSKDIPYSYEEEAIAYQNFVQNIGMDEGSRQINNMLIQLKQEYKRVGIMGFSVGATISWLCSENNLCDFVIGCYGSRIRDYINRHPVCPTLLIFPTEEQTFDVDCLINSLKQKREPLLEIKKFHGFHGFINPFSQTFNKESADQALQTISDFLEKHLADH, from the coding sequence ATGGAAAAACCAAATAAAGCGATTTTATTAATTCATGAAATATACGGTGTGAACGACCATATGAAGTTTATGAAACAGAAATTGTCTAAGTTAGAGGCAGATATTATCTGCCCTAACTTATTATCTAAAGACATTCCTTATAGCTATGAAGAAGAAGCAATTGCTTATCAAAACTTTGTTCAAAACATTGGTATGGATGAGGGTTCAAGACAAATTAATAACATGTTAATTCAACTAAAACAAGAATATAAAAGAGTAGGGATCATGGGATTCAGTGTAGGAGCCACAATATCGTGGCTATGCAGTGAAAACAATTTGTGTGACTTTGTGATTGGCTGTTACGGATCGCGTATTAGGGATTATATAAATAGACATCCCGTTTGTCCGACTCTTCTTATTTTTCCTACTGAAGAGCAAACGTTTGATGTAGACTGTTTAATAAACTCATTAAAGCAAAAAAGAGAGCCGCTTTTGGAAATTAAAAAGTTTCATGGATTTCATGGTTTTATCAATCCTTTTTCACAAACCTTTAATAAAGAATCAGCGGACCAAGCCTTACAAACAATAAGTGATTTTCTCGAAAAACACTTAGCTGATCACTAG
- a CDS encoding aminotransferase-like domain-containing protein encodes MKDKFAQRASLVKSSETREILKVTERPEVISFAGGLPAPELFPVEAMNDACRAVLNEDGAASLQYSTTEGYIPLREAISKRMQHIGIESTVPNILITSGSQQAIDLTGRLFLNEGDVVICESPTYLAAINVFKSYNATFVEVDMDEDGMIMEELEKKLQENPHAKFIYTIPDFQNPTGRTLTRERRQRMIELANAYDVLIVEDNPYGGVRFAGEMLPPVKHFDTEGRVIYISTFSKIFAPGLRIGWVCADESFIDKYVAFKQVADLHTDSFAQRVTAKYMELYDIEEHIQKIKAVYKERCTQMLSCIEEFFPENLSYSKPEGGLFIWVELPEGIDSAHIFSECLKNNVACVPGTPFFPNGTRNNALRLNYSNMSTEQIIEGMKRMGEVLHRELARETTVL; translated from the coding sequence ATGAAAGATAAATTTGCCCAACGAGCTAGTCTTGTAAAATCCTCTGAAACTCGCGAAATTTTAAAAGTAACGGAACGACCAGAAGTCATTTCGTTTGCAGGAGGACTTCCAGCGCCGGAATTATTTCCTGTTGAAGCAATGAATGATGCGTGCCGCGCTGTATTAAATGAAGATGGAGCCGCTTCGCTTCAATACAGTACAACAGAAGGGTACATTCCTTTAAGAGAAGCAATCTCTAAACGAATGCAGCATATCGGCATCGAATCCACTGTTCCTAACATCTTGATTACTTCCGGATCTCAGCAGGCAATCGACCTTACGGGAAGACTGTTTCTTAATGAGGGAGACGTTGTAATCTGTGAAAGCCCAACGTACCTAGCAGCCATTAACGTATTCAAATCTTACAATGCGACTTTTGTAGAAGTAGACATGGACGAAGACGGAATGATCATGGAGGAGTTAGAGAAAAAGCTTCAAGAAAATCCCCATGCTAAATTCATCTATACGATTCCAGATTTTCAAAACCCTACAGGCCGCACATTAACGCGAGAAAGACGTCAACGAATGATTGAGCTTGCGAACGCCTACGATGTGCTGATTGTAGAAGATAATCCATACGGAGGCGTACGATTTGCAGGAGAAATGCTGCCGCCGGTTAAACATTTTGATACAGAAGGCAGAGTTATTTACATCAGCACATTCTCTAAAATTTTTGCACCAGGTCTTCGAATCGGCTGGGTGTGTGCGGATGAATCCTTCATTGATAAGTACGTGGCGTTTAAGCAAGTGGCTGATTTACATACGGACAGCTTTGCTCAGCGCGTAACGGCTAAGTACATGGAGCTTTATGATATCGAAGAGCACATTCAAAAAATTAAAGCCGTATACAAAGAGCGATGTACACAAATGTTATCGTGCATCGAAGAATTTTTCCCGGAAAATTTGTCTTACAGTAAGCCAGAAGGCGGATTGTTTATTTGGGTAGAGCTGCCTGAAGGAATCGATTCAGCACATATCTTTTCAGAATGTCTAAAAAATAACGTAGCCTGTGTGCCTGGAACGCCATTCTTTCCGAACGGCACAAGAAACAATGCGCTGCGCTTGAATTATTCTAATATGTCTACTGAACAAATCATTGAAGGCATGAAGCGTATGGGAGAGGTATTGCATCGTGAACTGGCAAGAGAAACGACTGTTTTATAA
- a CDS encoding DUF2812 domain-containing protein, giving the protein MKKKKYIMSGGTAFAEKEDLQKLSDYAKKGWLLDRFAFLGYTLKKGTPQDLQYSLDFQENADDEYFMLFQEAGWQHVCSAGHAMHIFSAPEGTKPIYSDVETVIDRYKREKHSVGKAALSILAVMVFLLLFDVMSLYGWFPEAVGTISDILLIISTVLLVFPGLPYFAYQRKLKKLGNI; this is encoded by the coding sequence ATGAAAAAGAAAAAATACATAATGAGTGGTGGGACTGCCTTTGCAGAGAAAGAAGATTTACAAAAGCTTAGCGACTACGCTAAAAAAGGATGGCTTTTAGACCGTTTTGCGTTTTTAGGGTATACATTAAAAAAAGGAACGCCTCAAGATCTTCAATATTCACTGGATTTTCAGGAAAATGCAGATGATGAATATTTTATGCTTTTTCAAGAAGCTGGATGGCAGCACGTTTGTTCAGCAGGCCATGCCATGCATATTTTCAGCGCACCCGAGGGAACAAAACCTATCTATTCCGATGTAGAAACCGTTATTGACAGATACAAAAGAGAAAAGCATTCGGTAGGCAAAGCAGCCCTATCTATTCTCGCCGTCATGGTGTTTCTTCTGCTTTTTGACGTTATGAGCTTGTACGGCTGGTTTCCTGAAGCAGTAGGTACGATAAGCGATATTTTATTGATAATTTCAACGGTACTTCTAGTATTTCCAGGACTTCCTTACTTTGCGTATCAGCGTAAGCTAAAAAAACTTGGTAACATTTAA
- a CDS encoding GNAT family N-acetyltransferase, with translation MLKSVELVGTTVKLVPLEKMHEQGLYEAAKPKEIWEHLPVKVHSLSDIEQLIESALTAKQEGKELPFAVFDVESNSIIGSTRFLDISLPNKSLEIGWTWYHPSVWRTRVNTECKYLLLKYCFEELKFHRVQFKTDVRNKRSRAAIKRLGATQEGISRKHMVLSDGYVRDSVIFSIIDDEWPFVNKRLEGFLLVASEANKANVSN, from the coding sequence ATGCTAAAGTCAGTTGAACTTGTAGGAACAACAGTAAAGCTAGTACCACTTGAAAAAATGCATGAACAAGGATTATATGAAGCTGCAAAACCGAAAGAAATTTGGGAGCACCTCCCTGTCAAAGTTCATAGTCTAAGTGATATTGAACAGCTGATAGAAAGTGCTTTAACAGCCAAGCAAGAAGGAAAAGAGCTGCCTTTTGCTGTATTTGATGTAGAATCAAATTCGATTATAGGAAGCACGAGATTTTTAGATATATCACTTCCCAACAAAAGCTTAGAAATAGGGTGGACGTGGTATCATCCATCCGTTTGGCGCACGCGAGTCAATACGGAGTGTAAGTATTTATTATTAAAATACTGTTTTGAAGAGCTGAAGTTTCACCGCGTTCAATTTAAAACGGATGTAAGAAACAAACGGTCCAGAGCTGCTATTAAACGCTTGGGTGCCACTCAAGAAGGCATCAGCAGAAAACATATGGTTCTATCTGACGGATACGTACGAGATTCGGTTATATTTAGTATAATTGATGACGAATGGCCGTTTGTAAATAAACGATTAGAAGGTTTTTTGCTCGTAGCCAGTGAGGCGAACAAAGCGAATGTAAGCAATTAA
- a CDS encoding PadR family transcriptional regulator, which yields MPRNDSLEMGELTDTSYYILLSLVEAKHGYLIMKTIEDMTNQQFSIGPASMYTTIKKLLAAELITLFGESKDKKKTYVATEKGIQFLKKEIQRRKEMIKHAEDILGGL from the coding sequence ATGCCGCGGAACGATTCATTAGAGATGGGGGAACTTACTGATACGTCCTACTACATCTTATTATCTCTTGTAGAGGCAAAACACGGGTATCTTATTATGAAAACCATTGAAGATATGACCAATCAACAGTTTTCTATTGGGCCTGCATCTATGTACACCACGATTAAAAAGCTTCTTGCAGCTGAATTAATTACGCTTTTTGGCGAAAGCAAAGACAAAAAAAAAACGTATGTTGCAACGGAAAAAGGAATTCAGTTTTTAAAAAAAGAAATTCAGCGCCGTAAAGAAATGATTAAACACGCTGAAGATATTTTAGGAGGTTTATAA
- the fabI gene encoding enoyl-ACP reductase FabI: MEDLLQLKNKNIVIMGVANDRSIAWGVAKALHQVGANLIFTYRKERSLGKLNKLLEKNEIQATLIAECDVNSDESIEAAFKKIGEEAGTVHGVIHSIAFAHSEDLNGEFINTSRSGYAFAQDTSAYSFIAVAKAAKPLMTEGGSLVAMSYLGAERAVEGYNVMGVAKAALESSVKYLALDLGKDNIRVNAISAGPIRTLAAKGISDFNQILHKVEETAPLKRNVTQAEVGDMTVVLLSHLSRGVTGEIVHVDAGYNIVG, from the coding sequence TGCCAACGACAGAAGTATTGCTTGGGGTGTTGCAAAAGCCCTTCATCAAGTAGGAGCAAACTTAATTTTTACATACCGTAAAGAACGTTCACTAGGAAAATTGAACAAGCTGCTAGAAAAAAATGAAATTCAAGCAACATTAATTGCAGAATGTGACGTGAACAGCGACGAAAGCATTGAAGCAGCTTTCAAAAAAATCGGAGAAGAAGCAGGCACAGTTCACGGAGTTATTCACTCTATTGCGTTTGCTCACTCAGAAGATTTGAACGGCGAGTTTATTAATACATCAAGAAGCGGATATGCATTTGCTCAAGATACAAGTGCTTATTCATTTATCGCTGTAGCGAAAGCAGCAAAACCTCTTATGACAGAAGGCGGTTCTCTTGTAGCGATGAGCTATCTTGGTGCAGAACGTGCAGTTGAAGGCTATAACGTAATGGGCGTAGCGAAAGCAGCACTTGAGTCTTCAGTGAAATACTTAGCATTAGACTTAGGGAAAGACAATATCCGCGTAAATGCTATTTCAGCAGGTCCAATTCGTACGCTTGCAGCGAAAGGCATTTCTGACTTTAACCAAATTCTTCACAAAGTTGAAGAAACAGCACCTCTTAAACGAAACGTAACGCAAGCAGAAGTTGGCGACATGACGGTTGTATTACTGAGCCATCTTTCACGCGGCGTAACTGGAGAAATCGTACACGTAGACGCTGGTTACAATATTGTTGGTTAA